A region from the Deltaproteobacteria bacterium genome encodes:
- a CDS encoding SDR family oxidoreductase yields the protein MSKDYQKVRDQLVSEPKIWLVTGVAGFIGSHLLEELLLLGQRVIGVDNFATGYRHNLGHVRSSVGEEKWQQFVLFEGSVTDFDLCLKAVKGVDCVLHQAALGSVPRSIDNPLDSNKANIDGFLTVLVAAKNSGVKSFVYASSSSVYGDEERLPKREEIIGKPLSPYAVTKLVNEIYAENFAQVYGFPTIGLRYFNVFGPRQDPDGAYAAVIPRWIKQLIDGRQVQIFGDGKTSRDFCYIANIVQANILACCADNQQAKNKVYNIAVGESTSLVELYNYLSECYSEVARKKPAQSEPAFMDFRPGDVRHSLANIERAKELLGYQPSENVCEGLKKTFSWFYANDPGRTTVS from the coding sequence ATGTCTAAAGATTATCAAAAAGTTCGTGACCAATTAGTCAGCGAGCCAAAGATATGGTTAGTGACAGGGGTAGCGGGGTTTATAGGTTCGCATTTGTTGGAGGAGTTGTTGCTATTGGGACAGCGCGTGATTGGGGTGGATAATTTTGCAACGGGGTATAGGCATAATTTAGGACACGTTCGCAGTAGCGTTGGGGAGGAAAAGTGGCAGCAATTTGTTCTTTTTGAAGGTAGTGTCACGGACTTCGATCTATGCCTAAAAGCAGTAAAGGGTGTAGACTGCGTTCTCCATCAAGCTGCGCTTGGTTCCGTTCCACGCTCAATTGATAATCCCCTCGATAGCAACAAGGCTAACATCGATGGGTTTTTGACCGTTTTGGTCGCTGCAAAAAACAGCGGAGTAAAGTCTTTTGTCTATGCCTCTTCGAGTTCAGTTTACGGGGATGAGGAGAGGCTTCCCAAGCGAGAAGAAATTATTGGCAAGCCGCTGTCGCCATATGCAGTAACTAAACTAGTAAATGAAATCTATGCAGAGAATTTTGCACAAGTTTATGGTTTCCCTACTATAGGGCTTAGGTACTTTAACGTTTTTGGGCCGAGGCAAGATCCGGATGGGGCATATGCTGCGGTCATCCCGCGATGGATTAAGCAGCTAATTGATGGAAGGCAGGTTCAGATTTTTGGCGATGGAAAGACTAGCCGAGATTTTTGCTACATTGCCAATATCGTGCAGGCTAATATCCTCGCTTGCTGCGCGGATAATCAACAGGCCAAAAATAAGGTTTACAACATCGCAGTCGGAGAAAGCACATCTCTTGTCGAATTGTATAATTACCTTTCCGAATGTTACAGCGAGGTAGCCCGCAAGAAGCCTGCTCAGAGTGAGCCGGCATTTATGGATTTTAGGCCAGGCGATGTGCGCCACTCTTTAGCCAACATAGAGCGAGCCAAAGAACTCCTCGGCTATCAACCATCTGAAAATGTGTGCGAGGGGCTAAAAAAAACATTTAGTTGGTTTTACGCTAACGACCCCGGTCGAACGACAGTCTCCTAA
- a CDS encoding response regulator — protein sequence MQKEPLRALIVDDDISFAKVLQIRLTGWCNDIEITFAYSIGEAEEQLKSANKHFDLAILDQHLPDGRGVDISEHPALKQTTILAVSSDDSPELPARTVKAGAQHFLGKRQVTTALFIPLIEALLERKKLEQKLHLAAISQAKMDSIKVLISTLKHEINNPLGAVLGAAYLIRAQNELPQMQREAVSLIEQSGERIKHVLEQLCDAAELETVTKAHEQLFHVPGDKPWNSN from the coding sequence ATGCAAAAAGAACCATTAAGAGCCCTCATTGTTGACGACGACATATCATTTGCAAAAGTATTGCAGATTCGCCTCACGGGTTGGTGCAATGACATAGAGATAACCTTTGCCTATAGCATAGGCGAAGCCGAGGAACAGCTAAAAAGTGCTAATAAGCACTTTGACTTAGCTATTTTAGATCAGCACTTGCCAGACGGTAGAGGTGTTGACATCTCCGAACATCCCGCTCTAAAGCAGACTACCATTTTAGCAGTTAGCTCCGATGATTCGCCGGAACTTCCAGCTCGAACTGTTAAGGCAGGGGCTCAACATTTTTTAGGAAAGCGGCAGGTAACAACAGCTCTCTTTATTCCACTAATAGAAGCACTTCTAGAGCGAAAAAAATTGGAGCAAAAGTTACATCTAGCGGCGATTAGCCAGGCAAAAATGGACAGTATAAAAGTTCTGATATCGACTCTAAAGCACGAAATAAATAACCCATTGGGAGCTGTTTTAGGTGCGGCATATTTAATTCGCGCACAAAACGAGCTTCCTCAAATGCAAAGAGAAGCCGTTTCGCTTATCGAACAAAGTGGAGAACGCATAAAACATGTTCTAGAACAGCTTTGCGACGCGGCAGAACTAGAAACTGTGACAAAAGCCCACGAACAACTCTTCCACGTTCCTGGCGACAAGCCCTGGAACTCAAATTAG